The Theileria parva strain Muguga chromosome 1, complete sequence, whole genome shotgun sequence DNA window TGTTACATTTCAGGAGGATGTAATCTAAAACATCTTCCTTTTTCCTGGCATTTTGAAACCTCGGAAATAACTCAAACTCATCAACCTAACAGTAATCAGTAAGGTTAAATTAGAATAAAAGTAAGTGTAATTAAAGTATAAACTAACAAATGATTTGAATGATGAGTGCGACAAAGTTGAATTATTAGAATATTTgaagaataataattcaaGGGGTCTGTGTAATTTCCATGGCATAAAAATAGTGGTTCCTGTGGCAGGGTCATCTAATGTAAAAGCGTTTCTGCCATAAGCACAGCCATGTAGGTGATCTTCACGAACTGATTTGGAGTAATTAGTAGAATGTCCTTCTCGAGAATCTAAAATTATCTCCTTCAACTTACATTCCAGTCTACTCACGTTATTCTCCATATTGATCAACACCGATTTATTTCAGTATTATTGTATAACACCTTATtacaatatataatattattaaatggTTGTTATACAATAATACACTGTGATTTTGAATTAGAAAACGATATAAGGTGAGAGCGTTAACTGGAAAGTATTAAGGCATATGAGTGCAAACCGGTAAGATTTTCAGAATTAAAATGCTATTAACATGAATGTAACaatttaagtaaaatttaaatgattaaaggtaaaatattgagaatttttaaaaattaattttaaatatccGCTGAtcagttacacattttattgatttagacaatttataaaataacattgtttttaaattttttctactaaataatacttcattataataacattatttatatttatttgtgGAATCTGCCTCATTTTTATCTGAATTCTATCATTTCTTTACATTTAATTCATTATATGGATAAACCACTATTATctttgtataataatattaaaaatgacataaaatgtataaactTGGTTAGAAGATTTTATCGCACAAAACATCGCAAGAAGGTTAGTATAGAGTTGAATAAACCTTCCCTCTATGATCCCAAGAGAACAGCTCCTAGTAAGCTCTTGAAGGCTAATTTATTCACACCTGAATCAGCAGGACCGCGAGAGCTTTCTATGCTCTGTTTCTGGATTGTTAACTATGGATATGCTGACTATTGTATTCTCAGCAGATACGTTCAATGTGCAATTGACAACATCAAGAAACTTAAGATTAAAAGTCTTGCTCTAATTTTTCATTCCACTTCTAAATTCATCTATAACAATACCATATCATTTATAGAAGCAAGTCAACAAAATTCACAATCAAACGAATCTAATAGTGAGCCTAAAATTGAGTTTGATGAATATGTAGAAAGGGAACAATTGATTAGAAAATGtatgaaattaatcatTGAAGCATCACCAATACTACCTAACCTGTTTATTAACGCTGTTCCTAAGGATTTAGGGATGATTTCATTATcaattatcaatatttatgaatcatttttaaatgaatGTGATACCAATACTGAGTCTGCTACTGTCAATTTAGACTTAAAATCtataactttaaaaattaacaaactGCTTCACAGGCTAAGTGAAGAAATTATACCAAAATTGCCATTTTGTGAAATTGACGAGTTTGCAGCATTTGCAAAGTCGTTTTCTAAGATTAACACTGACTGGTCAAGACACTTTATGCGTGAGTTATCACTTGAGATTTCGAGTCTTTTGATGGAAAAAATAGAGGATTTGGAGCTTTTGAAGCAGAATAAGTACATTGGCGAGGATTTAATTGAAGAACTGAACAAGTTTCCCAAGGAACTTTCAACAGTAACGTGTGCTCTTTCGAggcttaaaattaatgaaaaacGGTTCTGGGAACGTTCAGAAACTCTAATTTCACTAATGATAGAATTGATGGATAAGGATTTTGGTATAAAGGAAATTGACATAACTACCCTAACACTACTTTGCACATCTATGTGTAACTATACCAATGTTACTCCTGTGGTCATGGAATTACTTAGAGTTTGTGATAAATCGCATCAACCTTCTATTTTAGTTGGTTTTAACACGTGTGTAAGATTTCTAAAGGACGATTCTTTATCTTCAAAATTCTTAGAATTAGTTGATATGGACCATGTTATGGAATTAGACTCAAAATTGGTCTCCCAATTTATCCTAAACTGTTGTAAATCCACTTGTGATTgtactaaaattattgataaaatttcttCATTCCCACCTGATCAACTGGATAATGAACTTTTATCCACAGTTTATATTTGTAACAAACAGTTGAAAATTAGCCCTGAAACTAAAATTGACCTGTGTAACAGATTATTTGAGAATGCGGATTCATTGCAAACAAACCTATTGGTAACGATTTTATTAACTAGTATTCACTCTATTGATGAAGAATGTGTTAAgaatttatgtaaaaagGTTTTAGATGTATTGTATAATAGGAGTGAGGAACTTCCTGATAGTGTTATACCTTCACTACTCTCTTTAGTTTTAGACCATTTTCCTGGAAATTTGGACATTATTAAGAGGTTTTGCAAGAAAATTGACAATTCTGATTTTAATATTGAGGAACTCTCacatatttttactcaaattCAATCTATGGGTCTGAACATCAACAAGCTTTTCACTAAAAACTTCACTAAAATTAAGGAAATCAATGACGTCCAGCATGATTATTCATTTGATCCTGAACAGTCAGATTCATATGACAACAGTTTGGAATTGAGTACAAATAATGAATCTTTTGATATCAAATTTACTGAATGCGGTCAGGATGATTttgatataaaatttactgAATGTGACCAGGATGagataatgaaaatttctAAACAAACACTTCAGAAACCTGAAAGTGTTCCATTTCTCAACTTGGATGATTTTAAGGATTTAAGAACTCCAAACAACACTCCCCAATTTAACGTTACTAAGTTCCCAACAAATTATGATAATACCACTTATACACCTGATAGTAGTGATAAAGTTGTATTTAGGGGATTACCAAACGCTAACACTGTTGATGAGCTTAAAACCCAGTGGTCGAACTTCAGACATAATACACactaatatattacatacactatatatatatatcaTATACACActagtatactatatatcACAGATACtgatatatatatataatactaagCAGATTTAAGTTTATGTTGTTTAATGAAGAGAGCTCCGCGTTTGGGATCTCCAGTTATAGTTTTAAACTCTTGAACAGTTACTGCTCCGATTTGAGAGTTTTTCTCCTTCTTAACCTTGTCGATATCTGCCACAATGACCTGGACATTTTCAAACTGCTTGTACTTAGAGTAGAATGACGCCACATCAGCTGCGATTTGGACTGAATgattatcatttttaaagtttcTGAGGATTACATGAGACCCAGGACAGTCCTTGGTGTGGAGCCAAAGATCGCCTTTCTCCCTCATGTCATGTGTTATCACCTCATTCTGTTTCGCATTCCTCCCGACAATCATCATAGGAGAGTCGTCCTTTTCATTCACGGGAACGTGTAATATTTTCCCAACCTTCTTAGTCTTAGTGGTAACCTTTAACACCTTCACCTTCTCAACtttcttcttcttttttAACATCTTGTATGTCTTCAAGTCATTTATCATTAGTAGTTGGTCATGAAAGTCTTCCAAATTCTATACCACAAATTGTACACATGctatatttttttataaattatatactataatttgatataaatggttaaatatttatctatGTGTATATAAGTTATTACGGATAAATTCTTCACATCGTTGGAGAGTTTAATGTCTTTGATGGCGTTTTGATAATCAGAAATGTTTTCGATTTTTTCATTGACAGAGGTGAGTTTCTCGTAATTCTCGTCATCCTCACATTGTTTTGCGATTTTTTCTAGTTTCTCCCTAAACTCCACCGACAACTTAGTTGTTTTCTCCAGTAATCTATTAAGTCTGTACACTGGACTTGTCCCTccatatatattatatatcgTTCCAATCATATCAACATATTCCCCTAAaacatatatatatatatatattgtgTGTATAGAGTGTTTGAGAGTAAGTGACTAAATGGTACCCttattatcaattatttCACGTATTTTGTTGATAAATTCAGTGTGGAATAAGTTTAAGTCTGGTATTTTGTAAAAGTAAAGTGTTGGGTCAATTGAAAGCTTAGAACAAAGTGATGTTACGAAATTGTAGTCAATCCCTTCgtaaacatttaaaattgcCTTGGTAATGGACATAttgttcaaatttttaaaatttaacctGAACTCTTCAAAGGTCTCATCAAGCCTGGGTGTCTTCTTATTTATCACTGGCAAACTAAAGGTTTTACCCACATCACCGTTATTATTACCCTCAGTATTCTTCTTTGGGTCAGTTAGTGTTTCTGAAGACGCCAAAACAGTCCCATCAGAGCTATCAACCAAGAGTAACTTGTTTGTTCTGTCAGATACTACAATTAAGTTGTACATAACCTTCTCAGAGTCAACTGCATCTGCGAAATCCATTGAAACAACATTCCTAAAATTGTAGGGCGTGTGTATTTTACTTAGTCTCAGCCCTGTTAAGCCTGATAACACGTGTTCAAAATACTCCAAACTGCGTTCAGTAAAGCTTCTGTAAGGTGCTGATGGTGTAGGGATTAATGGAAAAAACTTGGGACTAAAACACAGACACAGTAATTCTCCTCGCTCATATCCTctaaaatgtaaaatacaCTTATCTACACCCTTTTCCTCAGTATCCTCA harbors:
- the yloA gene encoding uncharacterized protein (Uncharacterized protein YloA) produces the protein MNKKVFIVMLIKLINRKSLCYVSNRLSTNFCFKPLKVPISTTRNLQLKSQFPSQSPQVTTQTIEDNYDIAPNITNLPGVSKEIFDKYEEIRTDKVELQEVDNAVLKKNLSLKLYCNLVKYAKELNTIFTRSTFIGCTLLEHQSKSPDSSNGEDTEEKGVDKCILHFRGYERGELLCLCFSPKFFPLIPTPSAPYRSFTERSLEYFEHVLSGLTGLRLSKIHTPYNFRNVVSMDFADAVDSEKVMYNLIVVSDRTNKLLLVDSSDGTVLASSETLTDPKKNTEGNNNGDVGKTFSLPVINKKTPRLDETFEEFRLNFKNLNNMSITKAILNVYEGIDYNFVTSLCSKLSIDPTLYFYKIPDLNLFHTEFINKIREIIDNKGEYVDMIGTIYNIYGGTSPVYRLNRLLEKTTKLSVEFREKLEKIAKQCEDDENYEKLTSVNEKIENISDYQNAIKDIKLSNDVKNLSNLEDFHDQLLMINDLKTYKMLKKKKKVEKVKVLKVTTKTKKVGKILHVPVNEKDDSPMMIVGRNAKQNEVITHDMREKGDLWLHTKDCPGSHVILRNFKNDNHSVQIAADVASFYSKYKQFENVQVIVADIDKVKKEKNSQIGAVTVQEFKTITGDPKRGALFIKQHKLKSA